A region of uncultured Fibrobacter sp. DNA encodes the following proteins:
- a CDS encoding PDZ domain-containing protein, with protein sequence MKKFVKASLVAAMLAAPIMADEEFGGIGVTIYQIRDGVKVAEVIPGTPAADTKLQAGDVITAVDGVSLKGNDIEASKSMLRGTVNKPLEITYVSDGETYTATIRRAQITVKDLESAKVESWYNKAEFNAQELETYASATESNNKQLVAVLQQGSLVASDAKVRATNLNGIYVERVNEFAPAPKVNSNMKPSSAMLKGFSRKAISFDLKSAGTAIITILNSDGAEVASLRADNAQPGFNTLRWNGENVPSGRYLVRIDHNGSVSGKNAVLK encoded by the coding sequence ATGAAAAAGTTTGTCAAGGCTTCTCTTGTTGCAGCCATGCTTGCTGCTCCGATCATGGCCGACGAAGAATTCGGCGGTATCGGTGTTACGATTTACCAGATTCGTGATGGCGTAAAGGTCGCCGAAGTGATTCCGGGTACTCCTGCTGCCGACACCAAGCTCCAGGCCGGTGACGTGATTACCGCTGTTGACGGTGTGAGCCTCAAGGGTAACGATATCGAAGCATCCAAGTCTATGCTCCGTGGTACGGTGAACAAGCCGCTTGAAATCACTTACGTGAGCGATGGCGAAACTTATACCGCTACGATCCGTCGCGCCCAGATTACCGTGAAGGATTTGGAAAGCGCCAAGGTGGAATCCTGGTACAATAAGGCTGAATTCAACGCCCAGGAACTCGAAACCTATGCAAGCGCAACCGAAAGCAACAACAAGCAGCTTGTTGCCGTGCTCCAACAGGGCTCGCTGGTTGCTTCTGATGCCAAGGTGCGTGCAACAAACCTGAACGGCATTTATGTGGAACGCGTGAATGAATTTGCTCCGGCTCCCAAGGTGAATAGCAACATGAAGCCCTCTTCTGCTATGCTCAAGGGCTTTAGCCGCAAGGCCATTAGCTTTGACCTCAAGTCTGCCGGCACTGCAATCATTACGATTCTGAATTCCGACGGTGCCGAAGTGGCTTCTCTCCGCGCTGACAATGCTCAGCCGGGCTTCAACACGCTTCGTTGGAATGGCGAAAACGTTCCGAGCGGTCGTTACCTTGTTCGTATTGACCACAACGGCTCCGTTTCCGGCAAGAACGCCGTGCTGAAGTAA
- a CDS encoding cytochrome c biogenesis protein → MGRSLVVIKKLASLKFTAVLLVAFLLLTFWGVLAQANAESAGLPASVAVDRFFGSYFIWILGVIPLPAFKGLVVLSAVNVLASLLFRMPRGLKNVGLWIMHVALLVLLVGGIAESEIKREYNGYRDVSISNATVSFFAVDDSLRVTPVEVNEKEYAYSVHYHGRVDDVMGTSVDLYKATYDPLRFVPYAFMALFLLGALVHYAIKVRCKQTSKKLEVLKALSFVAILAAFPMDAHASERPVPIWEALHSDTPILVENAVRPFDSFARGFLDDLSGRVTYKKLTAANVVRQILVAPGTARNYDLFKVLRSDVSVILRLPHQKRYVSYAELAPLKDILKLYATRNDDLPATAEMRRLYSNVLLYESVVDRTAFSIIAKHSLTHSNVYPRRLKAEVLYHWLNLALFAFVGALLACILSSLNVVLRSLKLDAVANIMCIVTAVILTALFTMRAYVAARPPMSSLYEIVMLVALMLMVFESGAFIFCKRRTYTLMIPVTFMAAALLFFAKFVLEPGDTFQPIPNVLNSSVFLTIHVFAIALGFASMILSGVVAHLVLYRKAKQTPIFSLMYGTLVFGMVFTILGTLLGGVWADFAWGRFWGFDPKECGALFVILWALLSIHLWAGKVISPRVFALLNALNVIVTFLCWFGVNLLGVGLHSYGFQSGSLTWLALFVGIDLIVIAYLGCRKF, encoded by the coding sequence ATGGGTAGAAGCCTCGTCGTTATAAAGAAATTGGCATCCTTGAAGTTTACGGCCGTGCTGTTGGTGGCGTTTTTGCTGCTGACTTTTTGGGGCGTATTGGCGCAGGCCAATGCCGAGTCTGCCGGACTTCCGGCATCTGTCGCGGTGGATCGCTTTTTTGGTAGCTATTTCATTTGGATTTTAGGTGTCATTCCGCTGCCGGCATTTAAAGGCCTTGTGGTATTGTCTGCCGTGAATGTCCTCGCGTCGCTCTTGTTCCGCATGCCTCGCGGACTGAAGAATGTGGGACTGTGGATAATGCATGTCGCGCTGCTGGTTTTGCTTGTTGGCGGAATTGCCGAAAGTGAAATCAAGCGGGAATACAACGGCTATCGAGATGTGTCTATTTCCAACGCGACGGTTTCTTTTTTCGCCGTCGATGACAGCTTGAGAGTGACTCCGGTCGAGGTAAATGAAAAAGAATATGCTTACTCGGTTCATTATCATGGTAGGGTAGACGATGTAATGGGAACGTCGGTGGATTTGTACAAGGCAACCTACGACCCCTTGCGTTTTGTGCCTTATGCGTTTATGGCGTTGTTCCTTTTAGGGGCGCTTGTTCATTATGCGATAAAGGTCCGTTGTAAGCAGACGTCAAAAAAGCTAGAAGTGCTTAAGGCTTTGTCCTTTGTGGCCATTCTTGCGGCTTTCCCCATGGACGCTCATGCTTCAGAGCGCCCGGTCCCGATTTGGGAGGCTCTGCATTCGGATACTCCGATTTTGGTTGAAAACGCGGTGCGTCCCTTTGATTCTTTTGCGCGAGGCTTTCTTGACGACTTGAGCGGCCGTGTGACCTATAAGAAACTTACGGCGGCAAATGTGGTCCGCCAGATTCTGGTCGCTCCCGGAACGGCCAGAAATTATGACTTGTTCAAGGTACTCCGTAGCGATGTGTCCGTGATTCTTCGCTTGCCGCATCAAAAGCGTTACGTGAGCTATGCGGAGCTGGCCCCGTTGAAAGATATCCTCAAACTTTATGCGACGCGCAACGATGACTTGCCGGCGACTGCTGAAATGCGGCGTCTTTATTCAAATGTACTTCTGTATGAATCGGTTGTGGATCGTACTGCGTTTTCGATTATCGCTAAGCATTCCCTGACGCATTCCAATGTATACCCTCGCCGGTTAAAGGCTGAAGTTTTGTACCACTGGCTGAATCTTGCCTTATTTGCCTTTGTGGGCGCTTTGCTGGCATGTATTCTCTCTTCGCTGAATGTGGTGCTCCGTTCTTTAAAGTTAGATGCTGTTGCCAATATCATGTGTATCGTTACGGCAGTCATTTTGACGGCTTTGTTTACGATGCGCGCTTATGTCGCTGCCCGCCCTCCGATGTCTAGTTTGTATGAAATCGTGATGCTGGTGGCGTTGATGCTGATGGTTTTTGAATCGGGTGCGTTTATTTTCTGCAAGCGTCGCACTTATACCTTGATGATTCCCGTGACGTTTATGGCTGCGGCCCTTTTGTTCTTTGCCAAGTTCGTGCTGGAGCCGGGCGATACATTCCAGCCGATTCCGAATGTGTTGAACTCTTCGGTGTTCTTGACCATTCACGTGTTTGCGATTGCGCTTGGCTTTGCATCGATGATTTTGTCGGGGGTGGTTGCCCATTTGGTGCTTTACCGAAAAGCAAAGCAGACTCCGATTTTTTCGCTGATGTATGGAACGCTCGTTTTTGGCATGGTATTTACGATTCTTGGAACGCTTCTCGGTGGCGTGTGGGCTGATTTTGCGTGGGGCCGTTTCTGGGGGTTTGACCCGAAGGAATGCGGCGCGCTGTTTGTGATTCTCTGGGCGCTACTTTCAATCCATTTGTGGGCGGGTAAAGTAATTTCGCCGCGGGTGTTTGCCCTGTTGAATGCGCTCAACGTGATTGTCACGTTCCTCTGTTGGTTCGGGGTGAATTTGCTTGGTGTGGGCTTGCACAGTTATGGATTCCAGAGCGGCTCTTTGACATGGCTTGCGCTGTTTGTGGGGATTGATCTGATTGTGATAGCGTATCTTGGATGCCGAAAATTCTAA
- the hisB gene encoding imidazoleglycerol-phosphate dehydratase HisB, whose translation MRSTTLTRKTGETDITLSLNLDDSTPGKISSGNGFLDHMLNLFQIHGGIHLDLTCVGDVHVDMHHSMEDIAIVLGQALVECLGDKKGIERYGFYFVPMDEALSRVCIDFSNRIGFVWNVKLPAAMAGGIEASMFEHFFKSLCENARMNLHVELFYGNDNHHCLESIFKAFARAVAMAIAPSRTVKGIPSSKGVL comes from the coding sequence ATGCGTAGCACGACTCTCACTCGAAAGACCGGCGAAACCGATATTACCCTTTCTCTGAACCTGGATGATTCTACTCCGGGTAAGATTAGTTCCGGTAACGGCTTTCTGGACCACATGCTTAATTTGTTCCAAATTCATGGTGGAATCCACCTGGATTTGACTTGCGTGGGTGACGTCCATGTCGATATGCACCACAGCATGGAAGACATTGCGATTGTGCTTGGTCAGGCCTTGGTGGAATGCCTGGGCGACAAGAAGGGAATCGAACGCTACGGATTCTACTTTGTCCCGATGGACGAAGCTTTAAGCCGCGTTTGCATTGACTTCAGTAACCGCATTGGTTTTGTGTGGAACGTGAAGCTTCCGGCTGCCATGGCTGGCGGTATCGAAGCGAGCATGTTCGAACACTTCTTCAAGAGCCTTTGCGAAAATGCCCGCATGAACTTGCACGTGGAACTGTTCTATGGTAACGATAATCACCACTGCCTTGAAAGCATCTTCAAGGCGTTTGCTCGTGCAGTTGCGATGGCCATTGCTCCGAGCCGTACCGTGAAGGGCATTCCCAGCAGCAAGGGCGTGCTGTAA
- a CDS encoding nucleoside triphosphate pyrophosphatase, giving the protein MGKTKVILASGSPRRKEILNLIGVNFEVVVSNEEEKPTSTNPLDFPKENASIKALAVSRKMPSEIVLGFDTLVFLDGQPLGKPHSEAEALEMLSKLNGRSHKVITGVAIAHGGQIIKAECEETEVVFRDCSKQELENYVNSKDPMDKAGAYGIQTGGARLIKEIRGCYYNVVGLPVARMLEMLVDMKVEV; this is encoded by the coding sequence ATGGGTAAAACGAAAGTGATTCTGGCGAGCGGGTCTCCGCGGCGCAAAGAAATCTTGAACCTGATAGGCGTGAACTTTGAGGTGGTGGTCTCGAACGAAGAAGAAAAGCCGACTTCGACGAACCCGCTGGATTTTCCGAAAGAGAACGCCTCCATAAAGGCGCTTGCCGTTTCGCGCAAGATGCCTTCTGAAATCGTGCTTGGCTTTGACACTCTGGTGTTTCTGGACGGCCAGCCTTTGGGTAAGCCGCATTCCGAGGCGGAGGCCCTGGAAATGCTTTCGAAGCTTAATGGCAGATCGCACAAAGTAATAACTGGCGTGGCCATAGCCCATGGCGGACAAATTATTAAAGCGGAATGTGAGGAAACAGAGGTTGTTTTTAGAGACTGTTCCAAACAAGAACTCGAAAATTATGTAAATTCTAAGGACCCGATGGATAAGGCTGGCGCTTATGGAATTCAGACCGGTGGCGCAAGGCTTATCAAGGAAATCCGGGGGTGCTACTACAACGTGGTGGGTTTGCCTGTAGCGCGGATGCTCGAGATGTTGGTTGATATGAAGGTAGAGGTATAA
- a CDS encoding deoxyguanosinetriphosphate triphosphohydrolase, protein MLQWDTLLSATRYGHPADLDPNRSDFHRDYDRIVFSTAFRRLGRKTQVHPFSVNDHVHSRLTHSIEVSSVGRSLAITVYHLIKKYLPKYINEYHFGTIVQSACLAHDIGNPPFGHAGEAAIREWFRKNRNSAPLRDLNDTEIADFENFDGNAQGHRILSKLEYHFLDGGMRLTYATLGAMIKYPQLAKFGSPTSLFATEADLYRVTAYTLGIPEVETGKWVRHPLVYLMEAADDICYSILDVEDAIELGILSYGDVRGMFSYLCGPDVDIDREYRENGQNFRDFLSSVRGLAIQNLIDDVAVTFVNNYEAIMSGERVKHLTNLSRSDVMEGIRIAKRLGVERIYPDRRKTELEVGSYTTLATVLDAFINGVYDFRLNGNNSYRADRIVRLIGQAKIGQSVTVAEAYHQVLDFVSGMTDNYATYLARQIGGLAMGY, encoded by the coding sequence ATGCTTCAATGGGATACTCTGCTTTCTGCGACGCGTTACGGGCACCCTGCCGATTTGGACCCGAACCGTTCTGACTTCCACCGCGATTACGACCGTATTGTTTTTTCGACGGCATTTAGGCGCCTTGGCCGTAAAACCCAAGTGCATCCGTTCTCGGTGAACGACCACGTACATAGCCGCCTTACGCACAGTATCGAAGTTTCGAGCGTGGGCAGAAGCCTTGCCATTACGGTGTATCATCTGATTAAAAAGTATTTGCCCAAGTACATTAACGAATACCATTTCGGTACCATCGTGCAGTCGGCATGCTTGGCCCACGATATCGGTAACCCGCCTTTTGGTCATGCCGGTGAAGCCGCCATTCGTGAATGGTTCCGCAAGAATCGCAATTCGGCCCCGCTTCGCGACTTGAACGATACCGAAATTGCCGACTTTGAAAATTTCGATGGTAACGCCCAAGGCCACCGTATTTTGAGCAAGTTGGAATACCATTTCTTGGATGGTGGCATGCGCTTGACTTATGCGACGCTGGGCGCCATGATCAAGTACCCGCAGCTTGCAAAGTTCGGTTCGCCCACAAGTTTGTTCGCCACCGAAGCCGACCTTTATCGCGTGACAGCCTATACCCTTGGCATTCCCGAAGTGGAAACGGGCAAGTGGGTGCGTCATCCGCTGGTGTACCTGATGGAAGCGGCTGACGATATTTGCTACAGCATCTTGGATGTGGAAGACGCCATTGAACTCGGCATTTTGAGCTACGGCGATGTGCGTGGCATGTTCAGCTATCTTTGCGGTCCCGATGTGGATATTGACCGCGAATACCGTGAGAATGGCCAGAATTTCCGCGATTTTCTGAGCAGCGTGCGCGGGCTTGCCATTCAGAATCTGATTGACGATGTGGCCGTAACCTTCGTGAATAACTACGAAGCGATTATGAGCGGTGAACGCGTCAAACACTTGACGAATTTGTCACGTTCCGATGTAATGGAAGGTATCCGTATTGCGAAGCGCTTGGGTGTGGAACGCATTTACCCGGACCGCCGCAAGACCGAACTTGAAGTCGGTAGTTACACCACGCTTGCAACCGTGCTCGACGCTTTCATTAATGGTGTTTACGACTTCCGCTTGAACGGCAACAATTCTTACCGCGCCGACCGTATTGTGCGCCTGATTGGTCAGGCAAAAATCGGTCAGAGCGTGACGGTTGCCGAGGCATACCACCAGGTGCTGGACTTTGTGAGCGGCATGACGGATAACTATGCAACGTATCTGGCTCGTCAGATTGGCGGCCTAGCCATGGGATACTAG
- a CDS encoding pyrimidine 5'-nucleotidase encodes MVWLFDYDLTLYGAEERCVLNSLDHRISLFVQKTVGCDFETAHKVRTDYLERYGTTLSGLMALHHTNPDDFFDFIHEPEYLIYPKKAPEKLALLQSLKGPRFVFTNGRHDWSEAGMAHMGIDSAIDGVFDLKLLGWEGKPHESAYDKMENWLAQKLPAMGFEMPTNKREIVLLDDGLRNLEPAHRRGWTTIFVNPTTDSAPYVDYHIPHLMNLADLKL; translated from the coding sequence ATGGTTTGGCTGTTTGATTACGACTTGACCTTGTACGGGGCTGAAGAACGCTGTGTCTTGAATTCCCTGGACCATCGCATTTCGCTATTCGTGCAAAAAACGGTCGGCTGTGATTTTGAAACGGCTCATAAGGTGCGTACCGATTACTTGGAACGCTATGGAACGACACTTTCGGGGTTAATGGCTCTTCACCATACGAATCCTGATGATTTTTTTGACTTCATTCATGAACCGGAGTATTTGATCTACCCCAAGAAGGCGCCTGAAAAGCTTGCTTTGTTGCAAAGCTTAAAAGGCCCGCGATTCGTCTTTACGAATGGCCGCCACGACTGGAGCGAAGCGGGTATGGCCCACATGGGAATCGATTCGGCGATTGACGGCGTTTTTGACTTGAAGTTGCTTGGCTGGGAAGGAAAACCTCACGAAAGCGCATACGACAAAATGGAAAATTGGCTTGCGCAGAAACTTCCGGCGATGGGTTTTGAAATGCCCACGAACAAGCGCGAAATTGTGCTGTTGGATGATGGCCTCCGCAATCTGGAACCTGCGCATCGCCGTGGCTGGACTACGATTTTTGTGAATCCGACCACCGATAGCGCCCCTTATGTGGATTACCATATTCCGCATCTAATGAATTTGGCGGATTTAAAGCTTTAA
- a CDS encoding helix-turn-helix domain-containing protein codes for MSNPAEEIRPEEKLGQFIARVRESRKMTVEELADSIKLGVSYIKAIEAGDWRTFPVAAYVRGYLRSISHVLNLNADQVLKAYNAESGAPVETDFNDVSAGRKLAPLKEGEIKKKSMAVPVVLVLLVLAFLVASHFLDLESLAQQSNEQQPAEKLPVAVEDSMTQEIPDGAEAVPADSMAAVDTAAKDSSANQVAANTTVSQAVVDSAIKKSDLPASATIFISSDSKKDTAKAAVPTTPKTSKTNFVLIGSGESLSWVGLKRREDADSFLKEANISRAGVRMVYNTNDTLCVTIGDPTAIAKMLLNGVETPLPEMKFGRVTRFRVYGGVIVKK; via the coding sequence ATGTCTAATCCAGCAGAAGAAATACGACCCGAAGAAAAACTGGGTCAGTTTATTGCAAGAGTTCGTGAAAGCCGCAAGATGACGGTGGAAGAACTTGCTGATTCAATTAAGCTTGGTGTCTCTTATATTAAGGCGATTGAAGCAGGCGACTGGAGAACGTTCCCGGTGGCTGCTTATGTACGTGGTTATTTACGTTCTATTTCTCACGTTTTGAATTTGAATGCCGACCAGGTGCTCAAGGCTTACAATGCCGAAAGCGGTGCTCCGGTTGAAACTGATTTTAACGATGTGTCGGCGGGCCGCAAGCTTGCTCCTCTCAAAGAGGGTGAAATCAAGAAAAAGAGCATGGCTGTCCCCGTGGTGCTCGTGCTTCTCGTACTGGCATTCCTAGTCGCATCTCATTTCTTGGATTTGGAATCCTTGGCTCAGCAGTCTAACGAACAGCAGCCCGCAGAAAAGCTCCCGGTTGCTGTCGAAGATTCCATGACCCAGGAAATTCCGGATGGTGCCGAGGCTGTTCCGGCTGATTCCATGGCTGCGGTTGATACTGCCGCTAAGGATTCTTCTGCAAACCAGGTCGCTGCCAATACGACGGTGAGCCAGGCTGTGGTGGATTCGGCTATCAAGAAGTCTGACTTGCCGGCATCTGCAACGATTTTCATTTCGTCTGATTCCAAGAAGGATACCGCAAAGGCTGCTGTTCCGACTACACCCAAGACTAGCAAGACGAATTTCGTGTTGATCGGTTCTGGTGAATCTCTTTCTTGGGTTGGCCTCAAGCGCCGCGAAGATGCTGATTCCTTCTTGAAGGAAGCAAACATTTCTAGAGCCGGTGTTCGCATGGTTTATAACACGAACGATACTTTGTGCGTAACTATCGGCGATCCGACGGCTATTGCCAAGATGCTCTTGAACGGTGTCGAAACTCCGCTCCCCGAAATGAAGTTCGGCCGCGTGACACGTTTCCGCGTGTATGGTGGCGTGATTGTTAAAAAGTAG
- a CDS encoding type B 50S ribosomal protein L31, whose protein sequence is MKEGIHPNYQPVVFVDANTGKEYITRSTKSSAEKKTIDGVEYSVISLEITADTHPFWTGKQHRVDTAGRIDRFNKRFAGNITGAKRKTRKAAPAKAEDAE, encoded by the coding sequence ATGAAAGAAGGTATCCACCCTAACTATCAACCGGTCGTGTTCGTCGATGCGAATACGGGTAAAGAATACATCACCCGCTCCACGAAGTCTTCCGCCGAAAAGAAGACTATCGATGGTGTTGAATATAGCGTAATTTCCTTGGAAATTACGGCTGATACCCATCCGTTCTGGACGGGCAAGCAGCATCGCGTGGATACGGCTGGCCGTATCGACCGCTTCAACAAGCGTTTCGCTGGCAACATCACTGGTGCAAAGCGTAAGACCCGCAAGGCTGCTCCTGCCAAGGCTGAAGACGCTGAATAA
- a CDS encoding putative LPS assembly protein LptD produces MALWIFAIATPTAFGQEMTRFELEERVQEEEDTTEVDWMNDTTGVDTIEYRAVDLVYDVDKSTFNLNNSAQLKYRTATLDADTILFDQENSILAATGDPVLRETKNPSLSGMRLKYNMKSRIGEIYYATTYQDNQQLNGMEVRRLPDQRIQIARGDFSTCNDSTHQHFYFYGRRMVVKPKETITARPVVLNIADVPVAVLPMIVAPLKSGRKSGLLTPKFGGDQKQGYYMSNLGFYYAANDYWDATVKGDIIEGDEARFERSTLTGEVRYKKRYVLDGNVSYTSYLEEFDMANSGYDIRFTHNQNLTPDGKQTLSGSGSFVSSQSIRKDKALDAETILNQQANAQLTYSGRFGTNKSLTVKARQNHNLVTDMMEREIPDIQYRMSGQLFTFELDEDEEAYEDGSFISYLEKFNYNFNNRFNYYTKRARDTVNAVDTTAEYVGYTGTYSMDYSGTLFDVINITPRATFTGYWTGTGWINPEDSLKYRKRYMSLDPEHDEYGQVAYNHNYSISADTKLYGIWVPEIGRFTGARHVLSPSVSYTYAPEIDTVKKFAPHPLLGQTPYQIEQKTIGFGLNNDFDIKYLKVVGHAADTTKGDTAKAVEDQYGTRRLLTTRHNVSYNFAADSLQFSDITSSFGFQILPDYLFTINTRHSVYHKFTEDPNKVQMPELIYWGYDFSKRFSWSGEFNGGLPSQLGKYEMLKWTFGFDYSYSFSSTRVARDLFQDRVTHSTGISASLQPTKNWEMTYSTRYNYNEGRFVTHSFTFNRVLHCWQLDFSWTPTGPAAGWSFSIYVRDLPDIKLNAGSTETN; encoded by the coding sequence TTGGCATTATGGATTTTTGCCATCGCCACTCCGACCGCCTTCGGCCAGGAGATGACTCGCTTTGAACTCGAAGAGCGTGTACAAGAAGAAGAGGATACGACGGAAGTTGACTGGATGAACGACACGACCGGTGTGGATACCATTGAATACCGCGCCGTGGACTTGGTTTACGATGTCGATAAATCGACCTTTAACCTGAATAACAGTGCCCAGCTCAAGTACCGTACTGCTACGCTGGATGCCGACACGATTTTGTTTGATCAGGAAAACAGTATTCTGGCGGCGACGGGCGATCCGGTGCTGCGCGAAACCAAGAACCCTTCGCTTTCGGGAATGCGGCTCAAGTACAACATGAAAAGCCGTATCGGTGAAATCTATTACGCGACTACCTACCAGGATAATCAGCAGCTGAACGGCATGGAAGTGCGAAGGCTTCCGGACCAAAGAATCCAGATTGCGCGTGGCGACTTCAGTACTTGTAACGACTCGACTCACCAGCACTTCTATTTCTACGGACGTCGCATGGTGGTAAAGCCTAAAGAGACGATTACTGCGCGTCCGGTGGTGCTGAATATTGCCGATGTGCCGGTGGCGGTGCTCCCGATGATTGTTGCGCCTTTGAAGAGTGGACGTAAGTCAGGTTTGTTGACTCCGAAGTTCGGTGGTGACCAAAAACAGGGTTACTACATGAGTAACCTCGGCTTTTATTATGCTGCAAACGACTACTGGGATGCAACGGTCAAGGGCGACATTATTGAAGGCGACGAAGCAAGGTTTGAACGCTCTACCTTGACGGGTGAGGTGCGATACAAGAAACGTTACGTACTCGATGGAAACGTGTCCTATACTTCGTACCTCGAAGAATTTGACATGGCGAACAGCGGTTACGATATCCGCTTTACGCATAACCAGAACTTGACTCCCGATGGCAAGCAGACGTTGAGTGGTTCGGGCTCCTTCGTCAGTAGCCAGAGTATCCGTAAAGACAAGGCTCTCGATGCCGAGACGATTTTGAACCAGCAAGCGAATGCGCAGTTGACTTATTCTGGCCGCTTTGGAACGAACAAGAGCCTTACGGTGAAGGCTCGCCAGAACCACAACTTGGTGACGGACATGATGGAACGTGAAATTCCGGATATCCAGTACCGCATGAGTGGTCAGCTCTTTACTTTTGAACTGGATGAAGATGAAGAAGCGTATGAAGACGGCTCGTTCATAAGCTACCTTGAAAAGTTCAATTACAACTTTAACAACCGCTTTAACTATTACACCAAGCGAGCCCGCGATACGGTCAATGCCGTAGACACGACGGCAGAATATGTTGGCTATACGGGTACGTATTCTATGGATTACTCGGGTACGCTGTTCGATGTCATCAATATCACGCCGCGTGCCACCTTTACGGGTTATTGGACTGGAACGGGTTGGATCAATCCCGAAGATTCACTCAAGTACCGCAAGCGCTACATGAGCCTTGATCCCGAACATGATGAATATGGCCAAGTGGCTTACAACCACAATTACAGCATTTCCGCCGACACAAAACTTTATGGTATTTGGGTTCCTGAAATTGGTCGATTTACGGGCGCAAGGCATGTGCTCTCGCCGAGTGTGTCTTACACGTATGCCCCAGAAATTGATACCGTGAAAAAGTTCGCCCCGCATCCGCTGTTGGGGCAGACTCCGTACCAGATTGAACAGAAGACCATTGGCTTTGGCCTCAACAATGACTTTGATATCAAGTACTTGAAGGTGGTAGGCCATGCGGCCGATACGACCAAGGGCGACACGGCGAAGGCGGTGGAAGACCAGTATGGTACACGTCGCTTGCTCACGACTCGCCACAACGTCTCGTATAACTTTGCCGCAGATTCTCTGCAGTTCTCGGACATTACGTCTTCGTTCGGTTTCCAGATTTTGCCAGACTACTTGTTTACGATCAACACTCGCCATAGCGTGTATCACAAGTTCACCGAAGACCCGAACAAGGTGCAGATGCCGGAACTTATTTACTGGGGTTACGATTTTTCGAAACGCTTTAGCTGGAGTGGCGAATTCAATGGTGGTCTTCCGTCGCAGTTGGGCAAGTACGAAATGCTCAAGTGGACCTTTGGCTTTGACTACAGCTACAGCTTTAGCAGTACTCGTGTGGCTCGAGACTTGTTCCAGGACCGCGTGACCCATTCTACGGGAATTAGCGCGAGCTTGCAACCCACTAAGAACTGGGAAATGACTTACAGCACCCGTTACAACTATAACGAAGGTCGCTTCGTGACGCATAGCTTTACTTTTAACCGTGTGTTGCACTGCTGGCAGCTTGACTTTAGCTGGACGCCGACGGGTCCTGCTGCGGGCTGGAGTTTCTCGATTTACGTGAGAGATTTGCCGGATATCAAGCTCAATGCGGGTAGCACGGAGACGAACTAA